From Penicillium psychrofluorescens genome assembly, chromosome: 1, one genomic window encodes:
- a CDS encoding uncharacterized protein (ID:PFLUO_000965-T1.cds;~source:funannotate) encodes MAFTPRGRGGPPGRGGRGGSRGGRGGFGDRGGFGGRGGGRGGGRGGPPGRGGRGGRGAPRGGRGGASGARGGAKVVIEPHRHAGVFVARGGKEDLLVSKNLTPGEAVYGEKRISVESPAAEDGAVTKVEYRVWNPFRSKLAAGILGGLDDIYMKPGAKVLYLGAASGTSVSHVADIVGPTGNVYAVEFSHRSGRDLIGMATHRTNVIPIVEDARHPLRYRMLVPMVDVIFADVAQPDQARIVGLNAHMFLKAEGGVIVSIKANCIDSTAKPEVVFAREVQKMREEKIKPKEQLTLEPFERDHCIVAGLYKRSA; translated from the exons ATGGCTTTTACTCCTAGAGGCCGTGGTGGCCCCCCTGGACGGGGCGGTCGTGGTGGAAGCCGTGGTGGTCGAG GTGGCTTCGGAGACCGAGGTGGCTTTGGTGGTcgcggcggtggccgtggtggtggtcgtggtggccCCCCtggccgtggtggccgtggcggtcgTGGTGCTCCTCGTGGAGGCCGTGGCGGCGCGAGTGGTGCTCGGGGTGGTGCGAAGGTTGTCATT GAGCCCCACCGTCACGCTGGTGTGTTCGTCGCCCGTGGTGGTAAGGAGGATCTGCTCGTCTCCAAGAACCTGACCCCCGGCGAGGCCGTGTacggcgagaagcgcatctCGGTCGAGTCGCCCGCCGCTGAGGACGGTGCTGTCACCAAGGTGGAATACCGCGTGTGGAACCCGTTCCGCAGCAAGCTCGCGGCTGGTATCCTGGGTGGATTGGACGATATTTACATGAAGCCCGGCGCGAAGGTGCTATACCTGGGTGCTGCCTCGGGTACCTCTGTCAGCCACGTCGCCGATATTGTTGGCCCGACTGGTAACGTCTACGCGGTCGAGTTCTCCCACCGATCCGGCCGTGATCTGATTGGCATGGCGACGCACCGCACCAACGTCATCCCCATCGTCGAGGATGCCCGTCACCCGCTCCGCTACCGCATGCTCGTGCCCATGGTCGATGTCATCTTCGCCGATGTGGCCCAGCCCGACCAGGCCCGTATCGTGGGCCTGAACGCCCACATGTTCctcaaggccgagggcggcgtcATCGTCTCCATCAAGGCTAACTGTATCGACTCCACGGCCAAGCCCGAGGTTGTCTTCGCCCGTGAGGTCCAGAAGATGCgtgaggagaagatcaagccCAAGGAGCAGCTGACGCTGGAACCGTTCGAGCGTGATCACTGTATCGTCGCCGGTCTTTACAAGCGGTCTGCATAA
- a CDS encoding uncharacterized protein (ID:PFLUO_000966-T1.cds;~source:funannotate): MRLPSLLVCFAAVSLAQPTRFFDDIYNYSENLAEFYSKVSEHINNAKYQSKPSMGCNPSSITLPSYASGLPGPTGVSPMYVALGRGTQNYTCADSTENTIPVSIGALANLYNATCIAANFPDLMEMLPNIAYNIPLPDFEYTALPPANIDLMGHHFFYDSTTPEFNLDTTTSKQYGVAMTKKQDSIDAPSDAFKGEYGAVVWLYLSTTTGTVGNYKSVYRVNTAGGNPPATCKGMPSAFTMQYSANYYFFGSS, from the exons ATGCGTCTGCCATCTCTCCTCGTCTGCTTCGCGGCAGTCTCTCTGGCTCAGCCGACCCGCTTCTTCGACGATATCTACAATTACTCGGAGAACCTGGCCGAATTCTACAGCAAAGTGAGCGAGCACATCAATAATGCCAAGTATCAATCCAAGCCATCCATGGGTTGCAACCCATCCTCCATCACACTGCCTTCCTATGCCTCCGGCCTCCCGGGTCCCACTGGCGTCTCGCCAATGTACGTTGCGCTTGGACGAGGCACACAG AACTACACCTGTGCAGACTCCACCGAAAACACCATCCCTGTGTCCATCGGCGCCCTCGCCAATCTGTACAACGCCAcctgcatcgccgccaacTTCCCCGACctgatggagatgctgcCCAACATCGCCTACAACATCCCGCTGCCGGATTTTGAATACACCGCTCTCCCACCGGCCAACATCGACCTGATGGGCCACCACTTCTTCTACGACTCCACCACCCCGGAGTTCAACCtcgacaccaccaccagcaagcaGTACGGCGTTGCcatgaccaagaagcaggaTTCGATCGATGCGCCCTCGGATGCGTTCAAGGGCGAGTATGGCGCCGTTGTGTGGCTCTATCTCTCTACGACCACGGGTACGGTGGGCAACTACAAGAGTGTCTACCGGGTCAATACCGCTGGCGGGAACCCGCCCGCGACGTGCAAGGGCATGCCGTCTGCATTCACCATGCAGTACTCGGCCAACTACTACTTCTTTGGATCATCTTAG